GACGAATGAACCGATAAGGACCTCGCTTGATCGGAGCCTCCCCTGGGAGTATGAAGATGCGAGTATTCCACCGTTTACCCAAGCTGCGAATGCACCAGTAACGAAGTCCTTGCGCGATCAAAAACAGGCTGAACGGTACCGCCCACCAGGAGGGCAGAACCATGGCACTGCTTTTTCCCACCACCTCGAAAATAAGCGAGAGAAAAAAGAGAAGATGAAGAAGAACGATGTATTTGTAATGACTCGCCCCAACCTCGTAGCCACCTTTTGACCGGATATAGCGGGCATTCCTCACGGCAACGAGAAGCTCGACCAGCCGCTGCAACACGACTGCAACCATGACGAATCCAAAGAAGAGCAACATGGCTATCTCGCCTCCAGAAGTAAGAGCTCGGAGCTAAATCCAGGTCCAAGCGCAGCGACCAAACCGCGATCTCCTGGTTCCCACGCCCTCTCCAAGCTTTTTTCCAAGACGAACAAAACCGTAGGGGAAGACATGTTTCCAAAATTGGTTAGAACATCTTCAGAAAAACGAGTGGCTTCTGTGCCAATGCCCAGAGACCGCTGGTAAGCCGTTAATACCTTGGCTCCACCTGGATGGAAAATGAAATGACGCAGATGATCAATAGACATCCCGTGTGGTGACAGAAAGCTTTCGACGTTTTCGCGCATCGAAGAACGAATGAGAGTAGGGATGTCGCGAGAGAAAATGACTTTTAACCCCGGATCGGTCAATTCCCATCCCATGACATCTACGGTGTCCGGCCATGTTGTCGTTCGTGCATCACAAAATTGAACCTTAGGTGCGTCAGAAGAGGACAAGACTTGGTCTCCTTCTATTAATGCGGCTGCAGCTCCATCTCCAAATAGGCACGTTGCGACCAAATTGCTTTTAGACAAATCTTGTCGGATGAAGGTCAAGCCGCACAGTTCTACGCTCACAAGCAATACTCGCCGCGAGGGATAAGCTTGGGTGTATTCACATGCCCGCGACAATCCCATCGCTCCACCGGCACAGCCAAGGCCCCACAACGGTACACGGGTTGCTTGCGGACGGAGTCCTAAACGGTGTAGCAAGCGGGAATCAAGGCTTGGGGTCGCAATACCAGTGCTTGATACAAACATCAGACAATCGATGGATGACGGCTCGACACCAGCTTTTGTCAAACACTTTCGGGCTGCTTCCTCGGCCAAGGCTTCTGCATGTTCGATATACAATTG
This genomic stretch from Brevibacillus sp. DP1.3A harbors:
- a CDS encoding isoprenylcysteine carboxyl methyltransferase family protein, with amino-acid sequence MLLFFGFVMVAVVLQRLVELLVAVRNARYIRSKGGYEVGASHYKYIVLLHLLFFLSLIFEVVGKSSAMVLPSWWAVPFSLFLIAQGLRYWCIRSLGKRWNTRIFILPGEAPIKRGPYRFIRHPNYLVVSLELLLLPLTFSAVTTALTFSLLNAWLLLRIRIPLEEASVYDGNRES
- a CDS encoding type III polyketide synthase; translation: MPRIEAVATAVPSHEITQEDSMKLARLFFQDAFPDIDRLLHVFAHSHIQKRYFSMPMDWFLEDRPFAEKNQLYIEHAEALAEEAARKCLTKAGVEPSSIDCLMFVSSTGIATPSLDSRLLHRLGLRPQATRVPLWGLGCAGGAMGLSRACEYTQAYPSRRVLLVSVELCGLTFIRQDLSKSNLVATCLFGDGAAAALIEGDQVLSSSDAPKVQFCDARTTTWPDTVDVMGWELTDPGLKVIFSRDIPTLIRSSMRENVESFLSPHGMSIDHLRHFIFHPGGAKVLTAYQRSLGIGTEATRFSEDVLTNFGNMSSPTVLFVLEKSLERAWEPGDRGLVAALGPGFSSELLLLEAR